The Thalassoroseus pseudoceratinae genome has a segment encoding these proteins:
- a CDS encoding efflux RND transporter periplasmic adaptor subunit gives MRFRFSNLPPQWLYAAGSVVALLVLWLFSSWWLPPITDFVNPPEATAVSDEEADAHDDDHAGHDHSGHDHGEHDTAHEGHDESESLALSPQARKNIGLKTGEITLTDYARSITVPAMVTDRPGETTFKMAAPLTGVVTGVSVVRGEAVRSGMLLFTLRLTHEDLVQAQTEFLRLLGQLDVERKELARLEKVSSGAIARKVVLERQYEVDKLEARLRAQRAALRLHGLTQEQVESIGQGRDLLSEIKVSVPYLHDDESLHDDSESQARHPQHSFRQVAAYQDAAALHEDLNTRQFVVQTLNVQTGEAVQAGQTLCVLVDYETLYIEGRAFEQDADQIVEAANQNRTVSAIPETVAGTPSPIEDLDIVYVANEVDRDSRALHFYIGLPNQVVRDAKTPQGKHFLTWKHKPGQRMQVRVPVETWQDVITLPVDAIAEEGLETYVFVENGDHFDRRPVHVMYRDQFDAVIENDGSVFPGDTVALTAAHQMQMALKNKAGGAVDPHAGHNH, from the coding sequence ATGCGTTTTCGATTTTCCAATCTCCCGCCTCAATGGCTGTATGCCGCGGGCAGTGTGGTGGCTTTGTTGGTCCTCTGGTTATTTAGCTCTTGGTGGCTGCCGCCGATCACGGATTTTGTCAATCCCCCGGAAGCGACCGCTGTTTCAGACGAGGAAGCCGACGCCCATGACGATGATCATGCCGGTCACGATCATAGTGGTCACGATCACGGGGAGCACGACACTGCTCACGAAGGTCATGACGAGTCCGAATCTCTGGCACTCTCGCCGCAGGCCCGCAAGAACATCGGCTTGAAAACCGGTGAGATCACGCTGACCGACTATGCAAGGTCGATCACGGTGCCGGCGATGGTCACAGATCGGCCTGGCGAAACCACGTTCAAGATGGCGGCTCCGTTGACCGGCGTGGTTACGGGCGTCTCGGTCGTTCGTGGCGAAGCGGTTCGCTCCGGCATGCTATTGTTCACGCTACGGTTGACGCATGAAGATTTGGTGCAAGCGCAAACCGAGTTTCTGCGGTTGCTCGGTCAACTCGATGTGGAACGCAAGGAGTTGGCCCGTCTGGAGAAGGTCAGCAGCGGGGCGATTGCCCGCAAGGTCGTGTTGGAGCGACAATACGAAGTCGACAAACTCGAAGCCCGACTCCGAGCACAGCGTGCCGCACTTCGACTACATGGATTGACGCAAGAGCAAGTCGAGAGCATCGGCCAGGGGCGGGACTTGCTCAGCGAAATCAAAGTCTCTGTTCCGTATCTGCATGATGATGAGTCGCTGCACGACGATTCGGAATCCCAAGCCCGACATCCTCAGCATTCGTTTCGGCAAGTCGCTGCCTATCAAGATGCCGCCGCGTTGCACGAAGACCTCAATACTCGACAGTTCGTGGTTCAAACACTGAATGTGCAAACCGGCGAAGCGGTCCAAGCAGGACAGACGCTGTGTGTGCTGGTCGATTACGAAACGTTGTACATCGAAGGCCGTGCGTTCGAGCAAGACGCCGATCAGATCGTCGAAGCGGCCAATCAAAACCGAACCGTCTCGGCGATCCCGGAAACTGTGGCAGGAACTCCCTCACCGATCGAGGACTTGGACATTGTCTATGTGGCCAACGAAGTTGATCGAGACTCAAGAGCCCTGCACTTCTACATCGGTCTACCGAATCAAGTTGTCCGCGATGCGAAGACTCCTCAAGGAAAACATTTCCTGACTTGGAAGCACAAACCCGGGCAGCGGATGCAGGTCCGTGTGCCTGTCGAGACTTGGCAGGATGTCATCACGTTGCCGGTGGATGCCATCGCCGAGGAAGGGCTTGAGACGTATGTGTTCGTCGAGAATGGCGACCATTTCGACCGTCGCCCGGTGCATGTGATGTACC